One window of the Eucalyptus grandis isolate ANBG69807.140 chromosome 6, ASM1654582v1, whole genome shotgun sequence genome contains the following:
- the LOC104449061 gene encoding scarecrow-like protein 18 → MLGSFSSNNSHEEEEQEHHHHHHQHHHHSDSPSDLQHHQFHYHHLIPHHHAPPALPSPPPFPTPPSTLSSSASPSVINTRQLLVTCAELLSLSNFAPAHRLISILSANSSPYGDSTERLVHQFSRALSIRLHRSAVAAAAPPNRSSLLFPHRSNSSTVFGFGVDSAVRPGQGSDPSALQSCYLTLNQVTPFIRFSHLTANQAILEAIDGQRAVHIVDLDIMHGVQWPPLMQAIVERSSTNDKNALLLPPTLRITGAGHDLEALHRTGDRLSTFAQSLGLEFQFCPLLLPHDALSVALHAAIPSEISTLPDEALAVNCVLCLHRLLKDDARELSIFLRKIKALRPRVVTVAEREASHNHPMFLQRFVEALDHYTAVFDSLEATLPPSSRERLALEQAWFGREIADIIGEEGEGRLERHERFESWEVLLRSSGFVNVPLSPFALSQAKLLLRLHYPSEGYQLQVKNSSVFLGWQSRALFTVSSWR, encoded by the coding sequence ATGTTGGGTTCTTTCAGCTCTAATAATTCCCATGAAGAAGAGGAACAAgaacaccaccaccatcatcatcagcaTCACCATCACTCAGACTCACCTTCAGATCTGCAGCATCACCAGTTTCACTACCACCACCTCATTCCCCACCACCACGCTCCACCTGCTCTCCCCTCTCCACCTCCATTCCCTACGCCGCCGTCCACGTTGTCGTCGTCGGCGTCGCCCTCTGTCATTAACACCCGCCAATTGCTCGTCACCTGCGCGGagctcctctccctctccaacTTCGCCCCAGCACACCGCCTCATCTCCATCCTCTCCGCCAACTCCTCCCCCTACGGCGACTCCACCGAGCGGCTCGTCCACCAGTTCTCCCGCGCCCTCTCCATCCGCCTCCACCGCTCCGCTGTGGCCGCCGCCGCGCCTCCCAACCGCAGTTCCCTCCTTTTCCCTCACAGGAGCAACAGCAGTACTGTCTTTGGATTCGGTGTGGATTCCGCCGTTAGGCCCGGCCAGGGATCGGACCCGAGCGCTCTGCAATCGTGCTACCTAACCCTAAACCAGGTCACGCCCTTCATCCGGTTCAGCCACCTGACGGCGAACCAAGCGATCTTGGAGGCCATCGATGGACAGCGAGCCGTCCACATAGTGGACTTGGACATCATGCATGGAGTCCAATGGCCGCCATTGATGCAGGCCATTGTGGAGCGATCAAGCACTAACGACAAAAATGCTCTACTTCTCCCTCCGACGCTACGAATCACTGGGGCGGGCCACGACCTGGAGGCCCTTCATCGCACGGGCGACCGGCTCTCCACGTTCGCCCAGTCCCTGGGGCTTGAGTTCCAATTCTGCCCCCTCCTGCTCCCACACGACGCCCTTTCGGTCGCCCTCCACGCGGCGATCCCATCGGAGATCTCGACCCTCCCTGACGAGGCCCTTGCAGTGAACTGCGTCTTGTGCCTGCACCGACTCCTAAAGGACGACGCGCGCGAACTATCCATCTTCCTTAGGAAGATCAAGGCTCTGAGGCCGAGGGTGGTGACGGTGGCGGAGCGGGAGGCGAGCCACAACCACCCGATGTTCCTGCAACGGTTTGTGGAGGCGCTCGACCACTACACAGCGGTGTTCGATTCGCTTGAAGCGACGCTGCCGCCGAGCAGCCGGGAGCGGCTGGCGCTGGAGCAGGCGTGGTTTGGGCGCGAGATAGCGGACATCATCGGGGAGGAAGGCGAGGGGAGGCTGGAGAGGCACGAGAGGTTTGAGTCCTGGGAGGTCCTGCTCCGGAGCTCCGGCTTTGTGAACGTGCCCTTGAGCCCCTTCGCTCTGTCTCAGGCCAAGCTGCTCTTGAGGCTCCATTACCCATCCGAGGGTTATCAGCTGCAGGTCAAGAACAGTTCAGTATTTCTTGGGTGGCAAAGTAGAGCCCTCTTCACAGTCTCTTCTTGGCGCTGA
- the LOC104449062 gene encoding peroxisome biogenesis protein 5: MAMRELATGAANCDPSASSNPLGALANALVGSSSKTQERLKEIPTTTPAAERQFFAQPEDRLRAIPGSESDQSLLPVNAQGSEFIRRFHAVEHGAFEGAWNDIQQANLPPVPHDLRVGINPQLQPTLDGPPQRVLSGLLHSFVDSSRGGLPFRPAQLPLLGLSEGDKRCIRDRSTIMARHFFADKSEDFINAQVNTLLHSLDIDSDVRGKAPLPGRFHELEDYWNESQGMMKPGPHVGDAWASEFNQHRRELGGPDAWVNSFEQQHGANGWASEFDQQYSQLATVDQMRGVHVPNLAAMEQTRMLAHTLAQNEDPKFQNSKFLQFLSKMSRGELIIDDNQVKPAPGDWASEFQQQHPAGPSWADEYLHRGPDQWANEFAAERETNGALDDQWVNEFSKLHVNDWADEFGKQVAEGTLGDNTADDWANAYNEFWNEQKQQSDGSRGVYVFSDMNPYVGHPNPLKEGQDLFRRGLLSEAILALEAEVLKNPDNAEGWRLLGIAHAENDDDQQAIAAMMRAQEADPTNLEVLLSLGVSHTNELEQAAALRYLHGWLRHHPKYGTLASSDMPESLYHADVSRLFSDAALMSPEDADVHIVLGVLYNLSREYDRAIASFQTALKLKPNDYSLWNKLGATQANSVQSADAILAYQKALDLKPNYVRAWANMGISYANQGLYEDSIRYYVRALSMNPKADNAWQYLRISLSSASRHDMLNACDSRNLDVLQKEFPL, encoded by the exons atggCGATGCGGGAGCTCGCGACCGGCGCGGCCAACTGCGACCCCTCCGCCTCCTCCAACCCCTTGGGCGCTCTCGCCAACGCTCTCGTCGGCTCATCTTCCAAAACACAG GAGAGGCTGAAGGAGATTCCTACGACAACTCCGGCGGCTGAAAGACAGTTTTTTGCACAGCCAGAGGATCGTCTGAGAGCGATTCCTGGCTCGGAATCTGATCAGTCTCTTTTGCCGGTCAATGCCCAG GGATCTGAATTCATCCGTCGTTTTCACGCTGTGGAGCATGGTGCATTTGAGGGTGCTTGGAATGATATACAACAAGCTAATCTCCCTCCTGTTCCCCATGACTTGAGGGTTGGCATTAATCCTCAGCTTCAACCTACTTTAGATG GGCCACCACAGAGAGTGTTGTCTGGCCTTCTGCACTCGTTTGTTGACAGTAGCCGTGGTGGTCTCCCTTTCCGTCCTGCCCAACTTCCGTTGTTGGGGTTGTCTGAGGGTGATAAGCGATGCATACGTGATCGCAGCACTATAATGGCACGGCACTTCTTTGCAGATAAGAGTGAAGATTTTATCAATGCGCAG GTGAACACACTCTTGCACTCCTTAGATATTGACAGTGATGTTCGTGGCAAGGCACCTCTGCCTGGGAGATTTCACGAATTGGAGGATTATTGGAATGAGTCACAGGGTATGATGAAACCTGGCCCCCATGTTGGTGATGCATGGGCCTCAGAATTTAACCAACACCGTCGCGAGCTTGGTGGTCCCGATGCTTGGGTCAATTCTTTTGAGCAACAGCATGGTGCTAATGGTTGGGCTTCTGAGTTTGATCAG CAATATTCTCAGCTAGCTACTGTTGATCAAATGAGGGGTGTCCACGTCCCTAATTTAGCAGCGATGGAGCAGACTCGAATGCTTGCTCACACATTAGCACAAAATGAAGATCCCAAGTTTCAG AACTCAAAGTTCCTTCAGTTTTTATCAAAGATGAGCCGTGGTGAACTTATCATTGATGATAATCAAGTAAAGCCTGCACCTGGGGACTGGGCATCAGAATTTCAGCAACAGCACCCTGCAGGTCCTTCTTGGGCTGATGAATAT CTCCACCGTGGACCGGATCAATGGGCTAATGAATTTGCTGCTGAAAGAGAGACAAATGGAGCTCTAGATGATCAATGGGTCAATGAATTCTCCAAGTTGCATGTTAATGACTGGGCAGATGAATTTGGGAAGCAAGTTGCTGAGGGGACTTTGGGAGACAATACAGCTGATGACTGGGCAAATGCATACAACGA GTTCTGGAATGAGCAAAAGCAGCAGTCAGATGGTTCAAGGGGAGTGTATGTTTTCTCAGATATGAATCCTTATGTTGGGCACCCTAATCCCTTAAAAGAAGGCCAAGACCTCTTCCGCAGAGGGCTTCTAAGTGAAGCAATTCTTGCTTTAGAGGCTGAAGTTCTTAAAAATCCTGATAATGCTGAAGGTTGGAGATTACTTGGCATAGCACATGCAGAGAATGATGATGATCAACAG GCTATTGCAGCAATGATGCGAGCTCAGGAGGCTGATCCAACGAATTTGGAAGTGCTCCTTTCCCTTGGTGTCAGTCACACAAATG AGCTGGAGCAGGCTGCTGCATTGAGATATTTACATGGATGGCTGCGTCATCATCCAAAGTACGGAACGCTGGCATCTTCTGATATGCCTGAGTCTTTGTATCATGCTGAT GTTTCTAGATTGTTTAGTGATGCGGCACTAATGTCTCCTGAGGATGCTGATGTGCACATTGTACTCGGTGTACTTTATAACTTGTCGAGAGAATATGATAGAGCTATTGCCTCTTTCCAAACGGCATTGAAACTTAAGCCAAATGACTACTCACTTTGGAACAAACTTGGCGCAACACAAGCCAACAGTGTTCAGAGCGCTGATGCAATCTTGGCTTATCAAAAG GCTCTTGATTTGAAGCCTAATTATGTTCGAGCGTGGGCAAATATGGGGATTAGTTATGCCAACCAG GGCTTGTATGAAGACTCTATCCGTTACTATGTCCGTGCACTTTCCATGAATCCTAAGGCAGACAATGCATGGCAATACTTAAGAATCTCGTTAAG CTCTGCTTCTAGGCACGATATGCTGAATGCTTGTGATTCGCGCAATTTGGACGTTCTGCAGAAGGAGTTCCCCCTATGA